The sequence TTTATAATATCATATTCAACACAGGTATAGATTTCACCGGAATAAAATGTCAAGATTTTTTAATAAATAAATGCAAATTTAGTGAACAGATTAAGTTTTCAAACGCACAAGTTACAAAAAAAGTAGAAATTACCAATTCTGTATTCAACAGCAATGTCTCATTTAATAGAGCAGAGTTTAAAGAGGTATCTTTTAACTTTACAATATTTAAAGAAGGGGCTAAC is a genomic window of Thermococcus sp. M39 containing:
- a CDS encoding pentapeptide repeat-containing protein, coding for MDNLILCGDTLKDVLENFDKREDIENLYESQTLIMLYDTCVFFRNAKFTKALFYNIIFNTGIDFTGIKCQDFLINKCKFSEQIKFSNAQVTKKVEITNSVFNSNVSFNRAEFKEVSFNFTIFKEGAN